CGACGAGCGGCCGGACGCCCGCCGGCGGGTTGACGTAGAGCCAGCCGTCGGCCTGCGGGTCGTAGGGCGTGGCGTCGTTCGGGTCGTTGTTCTCCGAAAGCACCAGGCAGTAACTTCCGGCGCGCACGGCCGTGAAACCGTAGCCGCCCGTCCCGTCGACGGTCGCCACTTCTTCGGCAGGGACAGGGAAGCCGTTCGTGCAGTCGCCGTCGGGATCCGCGAAGCGCTTGACGTAGAGCGTGGGCGGGTTCGCCGAATCGAGGTCCGTCGGCCCGACGGCCGGATCCGCACCGTCGCGCTGGCCGTTGGGGTCGAGGTCGTGGTAGAGCCCGCCCGAGACCGGGATGCCCGGCGGCACCACCCGGGCGTTGGCGCTGAACTCCGAGGTGTTGTTCTGGTCGTCGATGACGATCGCGGTCACCACCGCGCCCGTGGTGAGCCCGCTCACGCTCAGCGTCTTGGAGAAGCGGCCGTTCGTGAAGTCGCCGCTTTGCAGCGGAACGCCGATCACGTAGGTCCGGCCCTCGCCGTGGGGCTCGCTGGCGCCGTCGTTCAGGAAGACCTCGCCGGCGTTGTTGCCGTCGTCGTCGGCGATGTAGAGCTCGAGCGTCCAGGTCGCCCCGCCCGCGGGCTGCAGCTGCGTCGCGGGGGTGCCGATGAAGCCCTCGAGGGTCAGGTTGGCGCCGTCGAGCTCCGCCTTGGTGAGGACCGGGTAGTCCAGGCCGGCGTTTTGCTCCTGACTGCTCGTGACCCCGTCGTTGGCGCTTACGCCGTCGCCGGTGGGGTTGTCGTTCCAGGCGTTTCCGTGGGTCTGGTCCAGGTCGATGGCGATCGAGCCGTTGCCGTAGAAGCTGTTCTGGGAAATGCGGTTTCGGGTGCTGACGAAGACCCGGTTGGGATCGTGGTTTCGGGTCACCACCACGCCGGCGGCGAAGTTTCCGGAAACGACGTTCTTCTCGAAGGTGTTCCCCGAGGCCATGATGCGCGCGCCGTAGCGTTCGACGTTGTCGGCGCCGTTGAAGTAGGGGTTGTTGTCGGGGTTGTGGCCGTTGTCGCGCACCGTGTTGTTGCGCCAGACGTTGCCCCCGGTCCCCTGCCAGGAGTCCAGGCCCGGACCGTTGTTGGACACCACGCAGTTCTCCAGGACCTGCGAGCCGCCCGTATCGTCCTCGACGGAGATCCCGTCGGCGTTCCAGCGGCCCAGCCAGTTCGCGCGGCGCACCTCGTTTTGCTGGATCGTTCCGCTGCCCGAGTTGGCCCCGTAGACGAAGATGCCCTGGTGGCCGATATGGGCGACCACGTTGTGCGCGATCGTCCAACCGGAGGCCACGGAGGTTCCCAGCTGGCCGTAGAGGTGCACGCCGTTGCCGCGGGTGCGCTCGGCGGCGGCGGGAACGCTCGCGTCGGCGTGCAGGCCCACCAGGCTGTAACGCACGGTGAAGCCGGCGCCCGCCTGCACGACGAAGACGTCGCCGGTGGGGTCGGGGTCGTAGCCCGCGTCCGCGGGATCGGTGCGCGCCTGCGAGCCCGAGCCAAAGGCGGCCACGCGCTCGATCAGCACGTTGGGGCCCGGGGTGTCGACCTTGAAGACCCAGTCGTGGGTGGCGTCGGCCTTGACTTCCAGCTCGGGCAGGTCCACGGCGGCGAAGGGGACCTGGTCCACCCCCACGGCGCTGCAGCTGCGCGGGGCGCTGCCGGCGTTGGGGTTGCGTGCGGCGGTGCCGCTGGCGTAGTCGAAGGCGGCGCCGCTGACGGTGGTGTCGCCGTCGGTGATCGCGGGCAGCGGATCGTTCGGGGTCACGGCCACGGTCCACCAGCTCCGGCCCGCGGGCAGGGGCACCGCGGGGGTGAAGCGCATGGCGTTGCCGCCGGAGATCGCGTTGGCGTTCTGGAGGAACTGGCGCAGGCCGCCCTGGGCGGTGCGGTTCGCCGCGGCGTCGTCGTCCTGGTCGCTCGTGTTGGTGACGACGTTGAAGGAAAAGCCGAAGTCGACGCCGGTGACGATGCCGTCGTGCACGCCCACCTTGGCCACGTGCTCGGCGCCGGTGAGCGCGGAGGCGTCGTCGGATACGCCGCCGCGGCGGCCGCCGAAGCAGACGCCGTCCGAGCTGCGCGGCGCGGCGGCGGTGGCGCCGTCGGCGTCGGCGTCGCAGAGCGCACCGCCCCAGGCGCCGCCGGCGCCGTAGGTCTGCTCGGCCCAGACGTCGCCCTGGCCGAACCCGGCGTTGAACCCGGCGGCGGGGGCCACCGTGCGCGAGTCGACGACCACCCAGTAGTCCCCGTCGGGGATGTTCTGGAAGGAGTACTCGCCCTGGGCTGTGGTGGTCGCGGTCTGCCCCGCGACCGGGGTGTCGCCGGCGTCGGGCACGCCGTCGCCGTCGTCCTGGTAGAGGGTGATGGTGACGTTCGGCACGGCCACGGCGTCGGCGAGGTCGCCGTCGCCGTTCACGTCCTCGTAGACCGTGCCTTTGATGATCGCAAGCCCCACCGAGGTGCCCAACACCTGGGGAAAGAAGTGATCGCCGTTGGTGAGGTAGCGGGTGCGGATGGCGTCGATGCCGGGGGGCAGGTTGCCGAGCTCGACGGTGTCGGCGTCGAAGCCCAGCTGGTTCTTGTAGTTGGGGTCCTTGGCCGTGAACTGCGCGCCCAGGTGGCTGATGCTCGAGTTCCAGAAGTTGTCCTGGGGGTTCTGGGCGTCGGAGACGTTGCTCAGCGTTCCGGGCAGCGGGCCTACGAGCAGCTGGTCGCCGCTGATGCCGTCGTCGCCCTCCCAGACGATCGCCGAGAGGCGGAAGAGGTAGCTACCCGTCACGGGGGTGTCGAGGTTGGTGATGTCGATGTCGATCGAGCCGCCGCCGGCCAGCTTGGCGTAACCGGCGTCCACGGTGATCGTGCGGTAGGTCTCGCCGGCGCTCGAGTAGACGACGAGCAACGCCCAGCCGCCGTAGAAGCCCAGGCCGTCGCTGTTGCCGACGACGGCGTCGATGTCGGCGGCCCAGTAGTCGCCGCTCGGGTCGGCGAGGCCCTGCAGCAGCGCCGTGACGTCGGCGTAGGCGGCGTAGGGATCCCCGTTGTTGTACTGGCCGGTGATGTACTCGGTCCAGTCGGAGGTCACCGTGGTGTAGCCGGTGCCGCCGGGCAGCTTGAACTTGAGCGTCTTGTTGCCCGAGGCCGTCGTGGTGCGCGCGCCCCAGACGAGCGCGGCGTACTCGACCTGGCTGCCGGCGGGCAGGCTAAGCGTCGCCCGCGAGGAGCTGGTCGTGGCGGCGTCGCTGTCGACGTCGATGAAGCCCATGGACCGGTTGCCGTTCTGGATGCCCGAGCTGTTGGGGTCGCAGCTCGTGCAGGTGACCAGCGCGTTACCGATCGTGAGCAGGTTGCCGCGGAACTCGCTGCCCGCGTTGGTGTACTCCCGCTGGAAGTTGCGGATCGTCTGCGCCTCCACGACCCCCGTATGGATCCAGAGGACGAACACCATCAGGATCCACCCCAAGCGGGCCAGGACGCGGCTGTTCATGGTCCGACTCATTGGTTACCCCCCTGAGGCTGCGGATCCTCGGATCCGCCGAAGAGATCGAGCCTGAGGTAGACGCCCGGGCGGGCTTCCGGGGTCAGCCCCTGGAAACCGCCGAAGGTGTAGCCCAGGTTGACCCATACGGGGTCGGCCACGCGGAAGCTGCCCTCGAGGTTGAAAGCGGTGCGCGACACGCCCGCGCCCGGCTGCCACAGCGCCAGCAGCCCGGCGCCCAGGCCGAAGCGCGGCGTGAAGTAGTAGTTGGCGCCCAGGCCCAGCTGATAGAGGCTGCCGCCGGGGTCGCCGAGGGCCACGCGGTAGGCGGCGCTGGGGCGGAGCTGGAAGTTGAGGTTCGGGTGCCAGACCGGCGCGAACTCACCTTCGAGCGTCGTGGCCGCCGCGTGCACCAGGCGGTGGTAGGTGAGGAACTGCAGCGCCGCGCCGCGGAAGGCGTAGGCCAGGGTGAAACGGCCGCGGGTCTCGCTCGCCAACACGTAGTTGGCGTCGAAGGAGACGGTCTGGCGCGCGTCGAGCTGGCCGGTGGCGCCGCTGCGCAGCGTCAGCTTGCCGCCGTGGGTGCCGGCGGCGCCCTCGACGCCCGCGGTGGCCGCGATCCGGTCGGTGCGGTAGCGCACGCCGACGCCGGCGGCGAGCTGCTGGTCGCCGCCGGCGAAGCTCTTCTCGTAACCGGCGCTGAGGTCGAGGGTGGTGCGCTCGCCAAGGGGCAGCGGAACGTCGACGCCGAAGCGGGCCCGGTTGCCGTCGCCGCTGGCGCCAGGCAGCTGGTAGCTGAGGCCCAGGTTGGCGGGCCCGAGGCGCTGCTTGAGGCCCACGGTGCCGCTCGTGCCCACGCCCCAGGTGTGGGCCAGCTCGGCCTCGGCCTCGAGGTTGGCGTCGACGAGGTAGCGGGCCGCCAGCACGCTGAGCGAGGGGGCGGCGGAGAAGCTCTGGCGGTGGGTCAGCGACGCCTCGGCGCGCTCGGTGCGGTATCCGACGCGGCCCACGCCTTCGAGCGCGGCGCGGCTCCAGTCGTACCCGAGACCGAGCCCGCCGGTGATCCGATCGAAGCGGCGCTCGTAGAGGACGTCGCTGCGCTGGTCGCCGGTCGCAGCCCGGTGTTCGAAGACGACCGCGTCGCGCTCGGAAAGGTGACCGGCCAGGCGCAAGCGGCCTTGCAGGGCGCCGTCGTAGCGCAGGTCGCCCGCGGCCTCCACGCGGCCCCGGCGGCCGCTCGCGCGCAGGGTGAAGACCGAGCGGCCCGCGTCGAGGCCGTAGCCGATCGCGGCGGAAACGTCGGCGTCCTTGTAGGCGGCCTCGGCGCCGAACTTCCAGGTGGCGCCGCGGTCGAGGCTGGCCACGCCCGCGCCGAAGCTGAAGGGTCCGCTGCGGTAGCGGCCTCCGGCCCCGAAGGCCAGGACGCTGCGCGCGGTGCTCGCGGGCGCGTAGGTCACGCGCAAACGAACGGGCTCGAGGTTGCGCTCGCTGGACCAGAGCGGCCGCGCCAGCGTGAGCACGCCGCTGGGGGCGTCGAGGACGTAGTCGCGCAGCGGCACGAGGCGCGTCGTCCGGGCGCCGGTGATCAGCTCCACGGTTTCGCTGCCGGGTTCGGCGGGCTGGCTGAGCAGGTAGGTGCGGGTGCCGTCGGGCACGATGACCTCGCTCACCTCACCGGCCGGCAGCAGGGCGAGGAAGCCGCCCGCCTCGAGCGGCCCGCGCGTCTTGGCGTAGAGCGCCGTGGCGCTCGGCAGGCCGCGGACGCCGGGCAGGGCGAGCGCGGTGCGGTGGTATCCGGCGGTGAAGTCCTCGCGGTCGTAGCGCAGGGCCACGCCGTCTTCGGAGGCGAGGGGCAGCTCGGCTTCGGCGCCGGCGCCGGTGAGCGGGAAACGGTCGTTCGGGTCCTCGCGGTCCGCGAGGTCGGGGCGGTAGTGCGCGCCCCCGGCGTCGACGGCCGCGTTCGCGCCCAGCGCCGCCTGCAGGGTGCCGCCCGCCAGGGGCAGCTCGCCGTAGGCCCGGCCCAGACCACCCAGCTCGAAGCCGCCGCCGTAACGCGCGGTGACGCTGCCCTGGGCCAACCAGAAGGGGCGTTCGGTCCCGGCGACGTAGAAGCGGCTCTCGGACTCGATCGCGTCCTTGGCCATGCGTACCCGCACCTCGCCAGGGCGCACCATCGGCGCCAGCTCGATCTCGGCCGCGCCGTCACGCAGCAGCGCCTGGTAACCCGACTCGGCGGGGTTGGCGTCCGGGGTGAGGGGTTCGGGGTCGCTCATCACGGTAACGAATCCCGAACCCGCGGTCAGGCCGGCCGCGTCGCGCGCCTCGATGCGCACGCGCACCGGGCTGCGGCCGTCGGCGACGGCGCCGAGCGGCCGCGCCACCAGCTCGACGGGGCGGCCGGCGCGGAAGACCTCGACGACGTCGCGCAGGTCGCCGGCGCGCACCTCGACGCGGTTGGCGCCGACGGCGAGGGGCACGCCGTAGTAGCGCAGCTCCTGGACGCCGCGGGCGGCGTCGTAGGTGGCCTCGCCGAGGCGGTTGGAGCCGACGGGCTCGCCGTTCAC
This genomic stretch from Oceanithermus profundus DSM 14977 harbors:
- a CDS encoding right-handed parallel beta-helix repeat-containing protein, with protein sequence MNSRVLARLGWILMVFVLWIHTGVVEAQTIRNFQREYTNAGSEFRGNLLTIGNALVTCTSCDPNSSGIQNGNRSMGFIDVDSDAATTSSSRATLSLPAGSQVEYAALVWGARTTTASGNKTLKFKLPGGTGYTTVTSDWTEYITGQYNNGDPYAAYADVTALLQGLADPSGDYWAADIDAVVGNSDGLGFYGGWALLVVYSSAGETYRTITVDAGYAKLAGGGSIDIDITNLDTPVTGSYLFRLSAIVWEGDDGISGDQLLVGPLPGTLSNVSDAQNPQDNFWNSSISHLGAQFTAKDPNYKNQLGFDADTVELGNLPPGIDAIRTRYLTNGDHFFPQVLGTSVGLAIIKGTVYEDVNGDGDLADAVAVPNVTITLYQDDGDGVPDAGDTPVAGQTATTTAQGEYSFQNIPDGDYWVVVDSRTVAPAAGFNAGFGQGDVWAEQTYGAGGAWGGALCDADADGATAAAPRSSDGVCFGGRRGGVSDDASALTGAEHVAKVGVHDGIVTGVDFGFSFNVVTNTSDQDDDAAANRTAQGGLRQFLQNANAISGGNAMRFTPAVPLPAGRSWWTVAVTPNDPLPAITDGDTTVSGAAFDYASGTAARNPNAGSAPRSCSAVGVDQVPFAAVDLPELEVKADATHDWVFKVDTPGPNVLIERVAAFGSGSQARTDPADAGYDPDPTGDVFVVQAGAGFTVRYSLVGLHADASVPAAAERTRGNGVHLYGQLGTSVASGWTIAHNVVAHIGHQGIFVYGANSGSGTIQQNEVRRANWLGRWNADGISVEDDTGGSQVLENCVVSNNGPGLDSWQGTGGNVWRNNTVRDNGHNPDNNPYFNGADNVERYGARIMASGNTFEKNVVSGNFAAGVVVTRNHDPNRVFVSTRNRISQNSFYGNGSIAIDLDQTHGNAWNDNPTGDGVSANDGVTSSQEQNAGLDYPVLTKAELDGANLTLEGFIGTPATQLQPAGGATWTLELYIADDDGNNAGEVFLNDGASEPHGEGRTYVIGVPLQSGDFTNGRFSKTLSVSGLTTGAVVTAIVIDDQNNTSEFSANARVVPPGIPVSGGLYHDLDPNGQRDGADPAVGPTDLDSANPPTLYVKRFADPDGDCTNGFPVPAEEVATVDGTGGYGFTAVRAGSYCLVLSENNDPNDATPYDPQADGWLYVNPPAGVRPLVVTPGQVEAQTPSGGHDFGLFHGALVTGTVFYDTGNAAGTPNNAVQDGSEPGVPSVPVTVGDGTRRRTVLTGADGRYAVYVPADWGSVRLFHDERPASGYNFPGTVQPAGDWTDATAATDPDHTASAQLLGDAAGLAGRQLADRNFGVVRDGAFRSDQQGTATSPGAVTYVHTYKPGTQGVVTFKRTGGDYVYQVRVDADCSGGFDASEPWRTLSATEQPGFGVTDAWPRDPDGSFRACAVEVRVLVPDGEPEGAVDLAQLTAELAWDQNPGVVEVDAVVDTTTVRVQGGLSLEKVVRNVTQNVPASGYATAVAARPGDVLEYCIRYLNDGTEDVTDVTIHDPVPYFADVVTDAYDSDPAADETLLWTDASGTAHRLSAAADADAGAWAYGLVTLRAEPLLRAGAGGTVCYRVRVR